DNA from Candidatus Woesearchaeota archaeon:
TTCTTTGCCATCTCTTCTATGTTGTGCTTCCTCTTGATCCTCTGCGATATGCTCTGGAAGGGCAGGTATTTCTTTGTCTTCGGGTCATAGCCCACTGCTTCGCAGTCAAGGATGTATGATTCTGAATCGATGTGCTTTTCGACGAGCTCAGCGACTTCCTTGAACTGCTTTGTGACATTCTCAAGCCGTCTCGTGAATATCTCGACCCCGCCTTCGGATTTGTGTATCTGCATCCTGAATCCGTCATACTTGTATTCGAGGACTGCTGGGCTTCCTGCTCTGCTGAATCCTGTCTCCACATCGCTGGTCTTCTGTGCAAGCATCACCTTTATCGGCGTCCCTGCCTGGAGGACTATGTTCTTCAGGCTCTGGATCCCCTCTGACATCGCTACTTTTGCCACAAGCGCATAGTCATTTGAGACGCTGTGTGCCTCTTCGACAAAACATACCAGGGCATTGTATACATCTCGTGCCGTCTGTTCGTCTGGCGTGATTATGAATTCCTTCTCGTCTAGATCCGCATCCTCAAGCTCATCCTTGCTCTTGATCTTTATGATCTTCTTTTCTGTCTCTCCTTTCTCCTTTGATATATCAAATTTTGTGTCGAGTTCGTTGCCGCATTCCAGGCATCTTGGCGTGTTGGGCATCCATTTGTCGCATTTTTCGCATCTGTGGAATATCCCGACAGCTTTTGGCATATATGCCCACACTATCGCATCCCTTATCGAGCCGTCCCCGACCCCGACCCTGAGCTCCTGGAGCACTGTCCTCACTATATACCTGGCCTCCAGGGGCGTTGCGCTTGTGAGCAGCTCTGCTATCAGCTTTACCTTGATGTCGACTGATCCGCTCCCCTCAACTGAGCTCAGTTTCCTTAAGTTGCTGAAAACCTTGAGCACAGTCAGTTCCTTCTGGAACAATGTTGCCTGTCTCTTCTTCTTGACTAGCTCTTCTGCCACAAGCCCGAGATCTCCCCTTATCTTCCACCTGTCCTCGACCTGCTCAATCTGGATTCCGGTGCTTATGCTTATTGCCTTGAGTATGAGCTTTGATGCGACCCCTATCTTTGTGGAGTCCCATGATGGGAAGACTTTTCCCTGCAGAAGCAGTATGGTCTGTTTTATGTCCTGCATGCCTGATTTCTTGAGAACTTGGCTCACATGGTATGTCTTGTCAAGCCTTTTTGGCGTCGATTCAAGCTTTGCATATACCTGCGCGAGGTCTTTGTATAGCATGTTCTGTTGAATCTCTTATCTTCTTAAAAATGTTGCTGAAATCCCAGCTAAAATCCCAGCTAAAATCCCTGCTGAAATCCCTGCTGAAATCTTCGCCATATGATTTATGCAGGCCTTATAGGCTCTCCTCTGGAAAAACACGCAAAAGATTTAAATATCGCCCCATATTTAAAGTGGGTATGCAGGAGATGGAAAAAGCATATCCTCTGATTGAACTCATCAAGACCAGGCGTTCTATTAGGAAGTACCAGGATAGGATGGTTGAATGGGACAAGATTGTTGAGGTCCTTGATGCTGGAAGGTATGCCCCTTCTGCCGGTAATCTTCAGAACTGGAAATTCATTGTCGTGACTGATGAAGGCAGCAGGAAAGCTCTTGCTGAAGCTTCTATGCAGCAGTATTGGATGGAGCAGGCACCTGTCCATATTGTGGTCTGTGGTCTTTCCCATCACGCTGTGAGATTCTATGGAATCAGGGGTGACAAGCTCTATACTATCCAGAACAATGCGGCTGCAGCCATGAATATGCTGCTTATGGCCCATGCTCTTGGCTTAGGCGCTTGCTGGGTGGGCGCTTTTGATGAGGATAGAGTCAAATCAATTCTCAATATCTATGAATATGCCAGGCCTCATATCATCATAACATTGGGTTATCCTGATGAGGAAGTGCCTGTCCCTGAAAGGGAGCCCATTTATAAGAATTTCTTCATGAACAGGTATGATGCAAGGATTAAGGATATCGACGCTGTCATGAGGGATGTATCGAAGGTCATCTGGGGCCGTGCATCCAGGGCAAAAAAGGCAACGATCAAGAGTTCGAAGAAGCTCGGCACCAAGATAAAGGAATCGATTTTCGGCAGGAAGAAGTCTGATTTTGAGAGATATACCGACGAGCAGCAGGATCCTAAGAACAGATGGATATAGATTAGAAGGGATAAGTTAGATTATTTTTGGATAATGTCATTATTTCTTATTGTCTGATTTTCTTCATATAATCAGCCAATCGATTATATGCATCCTCAAGCACATGCGGTTCTGGCAGGAATACGACTCTGAAGTGCTTTGTGCCTTCTTTCTGCCCGAATCCTGATCCATATACCATCATGACATGCTTATCCATCAGGAATCCCTCGACAAACTCCCTGTCAGGCACTGGGACATCTATCTTCGGGAATGCATAGAATGCTCCTTTTGGTTTTACGCAGCTTATCCCGTCTATCTCATTCAGCATCTTGTATGTTATCTGCGCCCGTTCTTTCAGTTTCTTGTTGACCAGAGGCAGATGATCCTGCGGGCCTTCAAGCGCAGGTTTTATCGCCAGCTGTGTCGGATGCACCGGGCATAGCCTTGCTCTCAGGACCCTGAACACTGCATTCTTGTATTCCTGCATCTGCTGCTGCGGGTCGTGGAAGACCAGCCAGCCGGCTCTCCAGCCTGGGCACAGGTATGATTTGGATAGCCCATTCATGGCCACCACCGGGGCATCCTTGGTCAGTGATGCCATAGGATAGAAAGGCATGTCATCATACACCATCTTGCTGTATATCTCGTCTGCAAAGACAACAAGTTTGTTCTCGGCAGCTATGTCAAGAACTGCTTTGAGGTTCTTCTTTGAATAGACCCCGCCTGTAGGATTGTTAGGATTTATGACAACTATTGCCTGTGTCTTGTCATTCACATTTTTCCTTATGTCCCCAACGTCAGGCATCCAGCTGTTCTCTTCATCCAGGTCATAGAAATTGCATTCTGCATCATTGTAGCTGGCTGCTGCTGTGTACATCGGGTACACTGGCCTCGGCAGCAGTATGTTCTCTCCTGGATTGAGCAGGCATCCGAGTGCAAATGTGATCCCCTCACTGAGTCCGTTGGTCACAGCTATATCATCAGTGGAGACATCACACCTATGGTCTCTTGAAGCCTCTTTCTTGATGGCGTCAAGTGCCTCAGGTATTCCCGTTGCATATGAATAGCTGCCTGTATCTGCTAGGCCTTTCTTGACTGCTTCCTGCATGTGCATCGGTATTGAGAAATCGAATTTCATCGGATCCCCTATATTGAGAGGCAGTACTTTTATGCCTTTCTTCTCTAGCTGTCGTGATTTCTCGACTATCTCTCTTATTGCGTAATGTATCTTCTCTGTCCTTTTTGAGGGTATTATCATT
Protein-coding regions in this window:
- a CDS encoding ATP-dependent DNA ligase, with protein sequence MLYKDLAQVYAKLESTPKRLDKTYHVSQVLKKSGMQDIKQTILLLQGKVFPSWDSTKIGVASKLILKAISISTGIQIEQVEDRWKIRGDLGLVAEELVKKKRQATLFQKELTVLKVFSNLRKLSSVEGSGSVDIKVKLIAELLTSATPLEARYIVRTVLQELRVGVGDGSIRDAIVWAYMPKAVGIFHRCEKCDKWMPNTPRCLECGNELDTKFDISKEKGETEKKIIKIKSKDELEDADLDEKEFIITPDEQTARDVYNALVCFVEEAHSVSNDYALVAKVAMSEGIQSLKNIVLQAGTPIKVMLAQKTSDVETGFSRAGSPAVLEYKYDGFRMQIHKSEGGVEIFTRRLENVTKQFKEVAELVEKHIDSESYILDCEAVGYDPKTKKYLPFQSISQRIKRKHNIEEMAKKFPVELNIFDLIFADGKSFIKYPFLERRKRLEKIFKNPAERRIKLAEQLVTSDIKEAERFYHSSLDAGNEGIMIKKIDAIYQPGSRVEGWLKLKPVMESLDVVVVGAEWGEGKRSGWFTSFSIAVTDENGNFLEIGKVGTGFKEKEDEEGVTFNQMTELLRPLVISEKGRSVQVQPQIVIEINYEEIQKSPTYSSGYALRFPRIVRLRDDRAPDEASTIDMIKEFYRSQNK
- a CDS encoding nitroreductase family protein, which codes for MQEMEKAYPLIELIKTRRSIRKYQDRMVEWDKIVEVLDAGRYAPSAGNLQNWKFIVVTDEGSRKALAEASMQQYWMEQAPVHIVVCGLSHHAVRFYGIRGDKLYTIQNNAAAAMNMLLMAHALGLGACWVGAFDEDRVKSILNIYEYARPHIIITLGYPDEEVPVPEREPIYKNFFMNRYDARIKDIDAVMRDVSKVIWGRASRAKKATIKSSKKLGTKIKESIFGRKKSDFERYTDEQQDPKNRWI
- a CDS encoding aminotransferase class I/II-fold pyridoxal phosphate-dependent enzyme encodes the protein MICKMIIPSKRTEKIHYAIREIVEKSRQLEKKGIKVLPLNIGDPMKFDFSIPMHMQEAVKKGLADTGSYSYATGIPEALDAIKKEASRDHRCDVSTDDIAVTNGLSEGITFALGCLLNPGENILLPRPVYPMYTAAASYNDAECNFYDLDEENSWMPDVGDIRKNVNDKTQAIVVINPNNPTGGVYSKKNLKAVLDIAAENKLVVFADEIYSKMVYDDMPFYPMASLTKDAPVVAMNGLSKSYLCPGWRAGWLVFHDPQQQMQEYKNAVFRVLRARLCPVHPTQLAIKPALEGPQDHLPLVNKKLKERAQITYKMLNEIDGISCVKPKGAFYAFPKIDVPVPDREFVEGFLMDKHVMMVYGSGFGQKEGTKHFRVVFLPEPHVLEDAYNRLADYMKKIRQ